Proteins encoded in a region of the Populus nigra chromosome 3, ddPopNigr1.1, whole genome shotgun sequence genome:
- the LOC133689769 gene encoding pentatricopeptide repeat-containing protein At1g62930, chloroplastic-like isoform X5: MPNENNGSSSSSRNRRDKRKHGDACSFRNIDDALASFNHMLHRKPLPCIIQFTKLLSAIVKMGQYYDTVISLTKQMELAGLSPNIYTLSILINCFSHLQRVDLAFSVLAKIIKLGLQPTIVTFTTLINWLCKVGKFAQAMELFDDMVARGCRPDVYTYTTIINGLCKIGETAAAAGLLKKMEEASCQPNVVTYSTIIDSHRKDRRVNEALDIFSYMKVKGISPDIFTYNSLIQGLCNFSQWKEASALLNEMRSLNIMPDIVTFNVLVDTICKEGKVSEAQGVLKTMTEMGVEPDVVTYSSLMYGYSLRSEVVEARKLFDAMITKGCKPDVFSYNILINGYCKVKRIDEAKQLFNEMIHQGLTPNNVSYNTLIHGLCQLGSLREAHNLFKNMHTSGNLPNLFTYSILLDGFCKQGYFAKAFRLFQAMQSTYSKPNLVMYNILIDAMCKSGNLRDARKLFSELFVKGLQPNAQIYTTIINGLCKEGLLDEALEAFRNMEEDGCPPDEISYNVIIRGFLHHKDESRAVQLIGEMRDKGFIADVGTTAW; this comes from the exons ATGCCAAATGAAAATAATGG cagcagcagcagcagtcgTAACCGTAGAGATAAACGCAAACACGGTGATGCTTGCTCTTTTAGAAACATTGATGATGCCCTTGCTTCTTTCAATCACATGCTTCATAGGAAACCCCTGCCTTGTATTATCCAATTCACTAAATTATTGTCTGCAATTGTCAAAATGGGACAGTATTACGATACTGTGATTTCTCTTACCAAACAAATGGAATTAGCTGGGCTCTCTCCTAATATTTATACTCTTTCTATCTTGATCAATTGCTTCTCCCACTTGCAACGTGTTGATCTTGCCTTCTCTGTCTTAGCCAAAATCATTAAACTTGGTCTTCAACCCACTATCGTCACATTTACCACCTTAATCAATTGGCTCTGTAAAGTGGGTAAATTTGCCCAGGCCATGGAATTATTTGATGACATGGTGGCAAGAGGGTGTCGACCTGATGTCTACACTTATACTACGATTATCAATGGCTTATGTAAGATCGGGGAAACTGCTGCGGCTGCTGGATTGCTTAAGAAAATGGAAGAGGCAAGCTGCCAGCCGAATGTGGTGACATACAGTACAATCATTGACAGTCATCGCAAAGATAGGCGGGTGAATGAGGCTTTAGATATCTTCTCTTATATGAAGGTTAAAGGCATTTCCCCTGATATTTTCACTTACAACTCTTTGATCCAGGGCTTATGCAATTTCAGCCAATGGAAGGAGGCTTCGGCATTGCTAAATGAAATGAGGAGTTTGAATATCATGCCAGATATTGTCACCTTCAACGTGCTAGTTGATACAATTTGCAAAGAAGGCAAGGTTTCAGAGGCTCAAGGTGTGTTAAAAACAATGACTGAAATGGGTGTGGAGCCTGATGTTGTTACGTACAGTTCATTGATGTATGGATATTCCTTGCGGTCGGAAGTTGTTGAAGCTAGAAAGTTGTTTGATGCCATGATAACCAAGGGTTGTAAACCTGATGTGTTTAGTTATAACATCTTAATTAATGGATATTGTAAGGTGAAAAGGATAGATGAGGCCAAACAGCTTTTTAACGAAATGATTCATCAAGGCTTAACTCCAAACAATGTTAGTTACAACACTCTTATTCATGGCTTGTGCCAGTTAGGCAGTCTTAGGGAAGCACACAATCTTTTCAAGAATATGCACACTAGTGGCAACCTCCCAAATCTATTTACTTACTCAATATTGCTTGATGGTTTTTGCAAACAAGGGTATTTTGCTAAGGCATTCAGACTGTTTCAAGCAATGCAAAGTACTTACTCGAAGCCTAATCTGGTGATGTATAACATCCTGATTGATGCCATGTGCAAATCCGGGAACCTTAGAGATGCAAGGAAACTGTTTTCAGAACTCTTTGTCAAAGGGTTGCAGCCTAATGCTCAGATATACACTACAATAATAAATGGACTTTGTAAAGAAGGATTGTTAGATGAAGCATTGGAAGCTTTCCGAAATATGGAAGAGGATGGCTGCCCTCCAGATGAAATTTCTTATAACGTTATTATTCGAGGTTTTCTCCATCACAAGGATGAATCAAGGGCAGTGCAACTTATTGGAGAAATGAGAGACAAAGGTTTCATTGCAGATGTGGGGACCACAGCTTGGTAG
- the LOC133689769 gene encoding putative pentatricopeptide repeat-containing protein At1g12700, mitochondrial isoform X6, translating to MVMMMAAAVRRGSEAFFIGSQIQQCQMKIMGMILLLSPTTPSLLSSNHSNSISSSTCSSSSSSSSRNRRDKRKHGDACSFRNIDDALASFNHMLHRKPLPCIIQFTKLLSAIVKMGQYYDTVISLTKQMELAGLSPNIYTLSILINCFSHLQRVDLAFSVLAKIIKLGLQPTIVTFTTLINWLCKVGKFAQAMELFDDMVARGCRPDVYTYTTIINGLCKIGETAAAAGLLKKMEEASCQPNVVTYSTIIDSHRKDRRVNEALDIFSYMKVKGISPDIFTYNSLIQGLCNFSQWKEASALLNEMRSLNIMPDIVTFNVLVDTICKEGKVSEAQGYFAKAFRLFQAMQSTYSKPNLVMYNILIDAMCKSGNLRDARKLFSELFVKGLQPNAQIYTTIINGLCKEGLLDEALEAFRNMEEDGCPPDEISYNVIIRGFLHHKDESRAVQLIGEMRDKGFIADVGTTAW from the exons atggtgatgatgatggcgGCGGCAGTGAGACGAGGTTCAGAAGCCTTTTTTATTGGGTCCCAGATTCAGCAATGCCAAATGAAAATAATGGGTATGATTCTTCTTCTATCTCCAACCACTCCATCACTGTTGTCTAGCAACCACTCCaactccatttcttcttctacctgtagcagcagcagcagcagcagcagtcgTAACCGTAGAGATAAACGCAAACACGGTGATGCTTGCTCTTTTAGAAACATTGATGATGCCCTTGCTTCTTTCAATCACATGCTTCATAGGAAACCCCTGCCTTGTATTATCCAATTCACTAAATTATTGTCTGCAATTGTCAAAATGGGACAGTATTACGATACTGTGATTTCTCTTACCAAACAAATGGAATTAGCTGGGCTCTCTCCTAATATTTATACTCTTTCTATCTTGATCAATTGCTTCTCCCACTTGCAACGTGTTGATCTTGCCTTCTCTGTCTTAGCCAAAATCATTAAACTTGGTCTTCAACCCACTATCGTCACATTTACCACCTTAATCAATTGGCTCTGTAAAGTGGGTAAATTTGCCCAGGCCATGGAATTATTTGATGACATGGTGGCAAGAGGGTGTCGACCTGATGTCTACACTTATACTACGATTATCAATGGCTTATGTAAGATCGGGGAAACTGCTGCGGCTGCTGGATTGCTTAAGAAAATGGAAGAGGCAAGCTGCCAGCCGAATGTGGTGACATACAGTACAATCATTGACAGTCATCGCAAAGATAGGCGGGTGAATGAGGCTTTAGATATCTTCTCTTATATGAAGGTTAAAGGCATTTCCCCTGATATTTTCACTTACAACTCTTTGATCCAGGGCTTATGCAATTTCAGCCAATGGAAGGAGGCTTCGGCATTGCTAAATGAAATGAGGAGTTTGAATATCATGCCAGATATTGTCACCTTCAACGTGCTAGTTGATACAATTTGCAAAGAAGGCAAGGTTTCAGAGGCTCAAG GGTATTTTGCTAAGGCATTCAGACTGTTTCAAGCAATGCAAAGTACTTACTCGAAGCCTAATCTGGTGATGTATAACATCCTGATTGATGCCATGTGCAAATCCGGGAACCTTAGAGATGCAAGGAAACTGTTTTCAGAACTCTTTGTCAAAGGGTTGCAGCCTAATGCTCAGATATACACTACAATAATAAATGGACTTTGTAAAGAAGGATTGTTAGATGAAGCATTGGAAGCTTTCCGAAATATGGAAGAGGATGGCTGCCCTCCAGATGAAATTTCTTATAACGTTATTATTCGAGGTTTTCTCCATCACAAGGATGAATCAAGGGCAGTGCAACTTATTGGAGAAATGAGAGACAAAGGTTTCATTGCAGATGTGGGGACCACAGCTTGGTAG
- the LOC133689769 gene encoding putative pentatricopeptide repeat-containing protein At1g12700, mitochondrial isoform X2 produces the protein MVMMMAAAVRRGSEAFFIGSQIQQCQMKIMGMILLLSPTTPSLLSSNHSNSISSSTCSSSSSSSSRNRRDKRKHGDACSFRNIDDALASFNHMLHRKPLPCIIQFTKLLSAIVKMGQYYDTVISLTKQMELAGLSPNIYTLSILINCFSHLQRVDLAFSVLAKIIKLGLQPTIVTFTTLINWLCKVGKFAQAMELFDDMVARGCRPDVYTYTTIINGLCKIGETAAAAGLLKKMEEASCQPNVVTYSTIIDSHRKDRRGLCNFSQWKEASALLNEMRSLNIMPDIVTFNVLVDTICKEGKVSEAQGVLKTMTEMGVEPDVVTYSSLMYGYSLRSEVVEARKLFDAMITKGCKPDVFSYNILINGYCKVKRIDEAKQLFNEMIHQGLTPNNVSYNTLIHGLCQLGSLREAHNLFKNMHTSGNLPNLFTYSILLDGFCKQGYFAKAFRLFQAMQSTYSKPNLVMYNILIDAMCKSGNLRDARKLFSELFVKGLQPNAQIYTTIINGLCKEGLLDEALEAFRNMEEDGCPPDEISYNVIIRGFLHHKDESRAVQLIGEMRDKGFIADVGTTAW, from the exons atggtgatgatgatggcgGCGGCAGTGAGACGAGGTTCAGAAGCCTTTTTTATTGGGTCCCAGATTCAGCAATGCCAAATGAAAATAATGGGTATGATTCTTCTTCTATCTCCAACCACTCCATCACTGTTGTCTAGCAACCACTCCaactccatttcttcttctacctgtagcagcagcagcagcagcagcagtcgTAACCGTAGAGATAAACGCAAACACGGTGATGCTTGCTCTTTTAGAAACATTGATGATGCCCTTGCTTCTTTCAATCACATGCTTCATAGGAAACCCCTGCCTTGTATTATCCAATTCACTAAATTATTGTCTGCAATTGTCAAAATGGGACAGTATTACGATACTGTGATTTCTCTTACCAAACAAATGGAATTAGCTGGGCTCTCTCCTAATATTTATACTCTTTCTATCTTGATCAATTGCTTCTCCCACTTGCAACGTGTTGATCTTGCCTTCTCTGTCTTAGCCAAAATCATTAAACTTGGTCTTCAACCCACTATCGTCACATTTACCACCTTAATCAATTGGCTCTGTAAAGTGGGTAAATTTGCCCAGGCCATGGAATTATTTGATGACATGGTGGCAAGAGGGTGTCGACCTGATGTCTACACTTATACTACGATTATCAATGGCTTATGTAAGATCGGGGAAACTGCTGCGGCTGCTGGATTGCTTAAGAAAATGGAAGAGGCAAGCTGCCAGCCGAATGTGGTGACATACAGTACAATCATTGACAGTCATCGCAAAGATAGGCGG GGCTTATGCAATTTCAGCCAATGGAAGGAGGCTTCGGCATTGCTAAATGAAATGAGGAGTTTGAATATCATGCCAGATATTGTCACCTTCAACGTGCTAGTTGATACAATTTGCAAAGAAGGCAAGGTTTCAGAGGCTCAAGGTGTGTTAAAAACAATGACTGAAATGGGTGTGGAGCCTGATGTTGTTACGTACAGTTCATTGATGTATGGATATTCCTTGCGGTCGGAAGTTGTTGAAGCTAGAAAGTTGTTTGATGCCATGATAACCAAGGGTTGTAAACCTGATGTGTTTAGTTATAACATCTTAATTAATGGATATTGTAAGGTGAAAAGGATAGATGAGGCCAAACAGCTTTTTAACGAAATGATTCATCAAGGCTTAACTCCAAACAATGTTAGTTACAACACTCTTATTCATGGCTTGTGCCAGTTAGGCAGTCTTAGGGAAGCACACAATCTTTTCAAGAATATGCACACTAGTGGCAACCTCCCAAATCTATTTACTTACTCAATATTGCTTGATGGTTTTTGCAAACAAGGGTATTTTGCTAAGGCATTCAGACTGTTTCAAGCAATGCAAAGTACTTACTCGAAGCCTAATCTGGTGATGTATAACATCCTGATTGATGCCATGTGCAAATCCGGGAACCTTAGAGATGCAAGGAAACTGTTTTCAGAACTCTTTGTCAAAGGGTTGCAGCCTAATGCTCAGATATACACTACAATAATAAATGGACTTTGTAAAGAAGGATTGTTAGATGAAGCATTGGAAGCTTTCCGAAATATGGAAGAGGATGGCTGCCCTCCAGATGAAATTTCTTATAACGTTATTATTCGAGGTTTTCTCCATCACAAGGATGAATCAAGGGCAGTGCAACTTATTGGAGAAATGAGAGACAAAGGTTTCATTGCAGATGTGGGGACCACAGCTTGGTAG
- the LOC133689769 gene encoding pentatricopeptide repeat-containing protein At1g62930, chloroplastic-like isoform X1 yields MVMMMAAAVRRGSEAFFIGSQIQQCQMKIMGMILLLSPTTPSLLSSNHSNSISSSTCSSSSSSSSRNRRDKRKHGDACSFRNIDDALASFNHMLHRKPLPCIIQFTKLLSAIVKMGQYYDTVISLTKQMELAGLSPNIYTLSILINCFSHLQRVDLAFSVLAKIIKLGLQPTIVTFTTLINWLCKVGKFAQAMELFDDMVARGCRPDVYTYTTIINGLCKIGETAAAAGLLKKMEEASCQPNVVTYSTIIDSHRKDRRVNEALDIFSYMKVKGISPDIFTYNSLIQGLCNFSQWKEASALLNEMRSLNIMPDIVTFNVLVDTICKEGKVSEAQGVLKTMTEMGVEPDVVTYSSLMYGYSLRSEVVEARKLFDAMITKGCKPDVFSYNILINGYCKVKRIDEAKQLFNEMIHQGLTPNNVSYNTLIHGLCQLGSLREAHNLFKNMHTSGNLPNLFTYSILLDGFCKQGYFAKAFRLFQAMQSTYSKPNLVMYNILIDAMCKSGNLRDARKLFSELFVKGLQPNAQIYTTIINGLCKEGLLDEALEAFRNMEEDGCPPDEISYNVIIRGFLHHKDESRAVQLIGEMRDKGFIADVGTTAW; encoded by the coding sequence atggtgatgatgatggcgGCGGCAGTGAGACGAGGTTCAGAAGCCTTTTTTATTGGGTCCCAGATTCAGCAATGCCAAATGAAAATAATGGGTATGATTCTTCTTCTATCTCCAACCACTCCATCACTGTTGTCTAGCAACCACTCCaactccatttcttcttctacctgtagcagcagcagcagcagcagcagtcgTAACCGTAGAGATAAACGCAAACACGGTGATGCTTGCTCTTTTAGAAACATTGATGATGCCCTTGCTTCTTTCAATCACATGCTTCATAGGAAACCCCTGCCTTGTATTATCCAATTCACTAAATTATTGTCTGCAATTGTCAAAATGGGACAGTATTACGATACTGTGATTTCTCTTACCAAACAAATGGAATTAGCTGGGCTCTCTCCTAATATTTATACTCTTTCTATCTTGATCAATTGCTTCTCCCACTTGCAACGTGTTGATCTTGCCTTCTCTGTCTTAGCCAAAATCATTAAACTTGGTCTTCAACCCACTATCGTCACATTTACCACCTTAATCAATTGGCTCTGTAAAGTGGGTAAATTTGCCCAGGCCATGGAATTATTTGATGACATGGTGGCAAGAGGGTGTCGACCTGATGTCTACACTTATACTACGATTATCAATGGCTTATGTAAGATCGGGGAAACTGCTGCGGCTGCTGGATTGCTTAAGAAAATGGAAGAGGCAAGCTGCCAGCCGAATGTGGTGACATACAGTACAATCATTGACAGTCATCGCAAAGATAGGCGGGTGAATGAGGCTTTAGATATCTTCTCTTATATGAAGGTTAAAGGCATTTCCCCTGATATTTTCACTTACAACTCTTTGATCCAGGGCTTATGCAATTTCAGCCAATGGAAGGAGGCTTCGGCATTGCTAAATGAAATGAGGAGTTTGAATATCATGCCAGATATTGTCACCTTCAACGTGCTAGTTGATACAATTTGCAAAGAAGGCAAGGTTTCAGAGGCTCAAGGTGTGTTAAAAACAATGACTGAAATGGGTGTGGAGCCTGATGTTGTTACGTACAGTTCATTGATGTATGGATATTCCTTGCGGTCGGAAGTTGTTGAAGCTAGAAAGTTGTTTGATGCCATGATAACCAAGGGTTGTAAACCTGATGTGTTTAGTTATAACATCTTAATTAATGGATATTGTAAGGTGAAAAGGATAGATGAGGCCAAACAGCTTTTTAACGAAATGATTCATCAAGGCTTAACTCCAAACAATGTTAGTTACAACACTCTTATTCATGGCTTGTGCCAGTTAGGCAGTCTTAGGGAAGCACACAATCTTTTCAAGAATATGCACACTAGTGGCAACCTCCCAAATCTATTTACTTACTCAATATTGCTTGATGGTTTTTGCAAACAAGGGTATTTTGCTAAGGCATTCAGACTGTTTCAAGCAATGCAAAGTACTTACTCGAAGCCTAATCTGGTGATGTATAACATCCTGATTGATGCCATGTGCAAATCCGGGAACCTTAGAGATGCAAGGAAACTGTTTTCAGAACTCTTTGTCAAAGGGTTGCAGCCTAATGCTCAGATATACACTACAATAATAAATGGACTTTGTAAAGAAGGATTGTTAGATGAAGCATTGGAAGCTTTCCGAAATATGGAAGAGGATGGCTGCCCTCCAGATGAAATTTCTTATAACGTTATTATTCGAGGTTTTCTCCATCACAAGGATGAATCAAGGGCAGTGCAACTTATTGGAGAAATGAGAGACAAAGGTTTCATTGCAGATGTGGGGACCACAGCTTGGTAG
- the LOC133689769 gene encoding pentatricopeptide repeat-containing protein At1g62930, chloroplastic-like isoform X4, whose amino-acid sequence MPNENNGSSSSSSRNRRDKRKHGDACSFRNIDDALASFNHMLHRKPLPCIIQFTKLLSAIVKMGQYYDTVISLTKQMELAGLSPNIYTLSILINCFSHLQRVDLAFSVLAKIIKLGLQPTIVTFTTLINWLCKVGKFAQAMELFDDMVARGCRPDVYTYTTIINGLCKIGETAAAAGLLKKMEEASCQPNVVTYSTIIDSHRKDRRVNEALDIFSYMKVKGISPDIFTYNSLIQGLCNFSQWKEASALLNEMRSLNIMPDIVTFNVLVDTICKEGKVSEAQGVLKTMTEMGVEPDVVTYSSLMYGYSLRSEVVEARKLFDAMITKGCKPDVFSYNILINGYCKVKRIDEAKQLFNEMIHQGLTPNNVSYNTLIHGLCQLGSLREAHNLFKNMHTSGNLPNLFTYSILLDGFCKQGYFAKAFRLFQAMQSTYSKPNLVMYNILIDAMCKSGNLRDARKLFSELFVKGLQPNAQIYTTIINGLCKEGLLDEALEAFRNMEEDGCPPDEISYNVIIRGFLHHKDESRAVQLIGEMRDKGFIADVGTTAW is encoded by the exons ATGCCAAATGAAAATAATGG cagcagcagcagcagcagtcgTAACCGTAGAGATAAACGCAAACACGGTGATGCTTGCTCTTTTAGAAACATTGATGATGCCCTTGCTTCTTTCAATCACATGCTTCATAGGAAACCCCTGCCTTGTATTATCCAATTCACTAAATTATTGTCTGCAATTGTCAAAATGGGACAGTATTACGATACTGTGATTTCTCTTACCAAACAAATGGAATTAGCTGGGCTCTCTCCTAATATTTATACTCTTTCTATCTTGATCAATTGCTTCTCCCACTTGCAACGTGTTGATCTTGCCTTCTCTGTCTTAGCCAAAATCATTAAACTTGGTCTTCAACCCACTATCGTCACATTTACCACCTTAATCAATTGGCTCTGTAAAGTGGGTAAATTTGCCCAGGCCATGGAATTATTTGATGACATGGTGGCAAGAGGGTGTCGACCTGATGTCTACACTTATACTACGATTATCAATGGCTTATGTAAGATCGGGGAAACTGCTGCGGCTGCTGGATTGCTTAAGAAAATGGAAGAGGCAAGCTGCCAGCCGAATGTGGTGACATACAGTACAATCATTGACAGTCATCGCAAAGATAGGCGGGTGAATGAGGCTTTAGATATCTTCTCTTATATGAAGGTTAAAGGCATTTCCCCTGATATTTTCACTTACAACTCTTTGATCCAGGGCTTATGCAATTTCAGCCAATGGAAGGAGGCTTCGGCATTGCTAAATGAAATGAGGAGTTTGAATATCATGCCAGATATTGTCACCTTCAACGTGCTAGTTGATACAATTTGCAAAGAAGGCAAGGTTTCAGAGGCTCAAGGTGTGTTAAAAACAATGACTGAAATGGGTGTGGAGCCTGATGTTGTTACGTACAGTTCATTGATGTATGGATATTCCTTGCGGTCGGAAGTTGTTGAAGCTAGAAAGTTGTTTGATGCCATGATAACCAAGGGTTGTAAACCTGATGTGTTTAGTTATAACATCTTAATTAATGGATATTGTAAGGTGAAAAGGATAGATGAGGCCAAACAGCTTTTTAACGAAATGATTCATCAAGGCTTAACTCCAAACAATGTTAGTTACAACACTCTTATTCATGGCTTGTGCCAGTTAGGCAGTCTTAGGGAAGCACACAATCTTTTCAAGAATATGCACACTAGTGGCAACCTCCCAAATCTATTTACTTACTCAATATTGCTTGATGGTTTTTGCAAACAAGGGTATTTTGCTAAGGCATTCAGACTGTTTCAAGCAATGCAAAGTACTTACTCGAAGCCTAATCTGGTGATGTATAACATCCTGATTGATGCCATGTGCAAATCCGGGAACCTTAGAGATGCAAGGAAACTGTTTTCAGAACTCTTTGTCAAAGGGTTGCAGCCTAATGCTCAGATATACACTACAATAATAAATGGACTTTGTAAAGAAGGATTGTTAGATGAAGCATTGGAAGCTTTCCGAAATATGGAAGAGGATGGCTGCCCTCCAGATGAAATTTCTTATAACGTTATTATTCGAGGTTTTCTCCATCACAAGGATGAATCAAGGGCAGTGCAACTTATTGGAGAAATGAGAGACAAAGGTTTCATTGCAGATGTGGGGACCACAGCTTGGTAG
- the LOC133689769 gene encoding pentatricopeptide repeat-containing protein At1g62930, chloroplastic-like isoform X3 → MPNENNGSSSSSSSRNRRDKRKHGDACSFRNIDDALASFNHMLHRKPLPCIIQFTKLLSAIVKMGQYYDTVISLTKQMELAGLSPNIYTLSILINCFSHLQRVDLAFSVLAKIIKLGLQPTIVTFTTLINWLCKVGKFAQAMELFDDMVARGCRPDVYTYTTIINGLCKIGETAAAAGLLKKMEEASCQPNVVTYSTIIDSHRKDRRVNEALDIFSYMKVKGISPDIFTYNSLIQGLCNFSQWKEASALLNEMRSLNIMPDIVTFNVLVDTICKEGKVSEAQGVLKTMTEMGVEPDVVTYSSLMYGYSLRSEVVEARKLFDAMITKGCKPDVFSYNILINGYCKVKRIDEAKQLFNEMIHQGLTPNNVSYNTLIHGLCQLGSLREAHNLFKNMHTSGNLPNLFTYSILLDGFCKQGYFAKAFRLFQAMQSTYSKPNLVMYNILIDAMCKSGNLRDARKLFSELFVKGLQPNAQIYTTIINGLCKEGLLDEALEAFRNMEEDGCPPDEISYNVIIRGFLHHKDESRAVQLIGEMRDKGFIADVGTTAW, encoded by the exons ATGCCAAATGAAAATAATGG cagcagcagcagcagcagcagtcgTAACCGTAGAGATAAACGCAAACACGGTGATGCTTGCTCTTTTAGAAACATTGATGATGCCCTTGCTTCTTTCAATCACATGCTTCATAGGAAACCCCTGCCTTGTATTATCCAATTCACTAAATTATTGTCTGCAATTGTCAAAATGGGACAGTATTACGATACTGTGATTTCTCTTACCAAACAAATGGAATTAGCTGGGCTCTCTCCTAATATTTATACTCTTTCTATCTTGATCAATTGCTTCTCCCACTTGCAACGTGTTGATCTTGCCTTCTCTGTCTTAGCCAAAATCATTAAACTTGGTCTTCAACCCACTATCGTCACATTTACCACCTTAATCAATTGGCTCTGTAAAGTGGGTAAATTTGCCCAGGCCATGGAATTATTTGATGACATGGTGGCAAGAGGGTGTCGACCTGATGTCTACACTTATACTACGATTATCAATGGCTTATGTAAGATCGGGGAAACTGCTGCGGCTGCTGGATTGCTTAAGAAAATGGAAGAGGCAAGCTGCCAGCCGAATGTGGTGACATACAGTACAATCATTGACAGTCATCGCAAAGATAGGCGGGTGAATGAGGCTTTAGATATCTTCTCTTATATGAAGGTTAAAGGCATTTCCCCTGATATTTTCACTTACAACTCTTTGATCCAGGGCTTATGCAATTTCAGCCAATGGAAGGAGGCTTCGGCATTGCTAAATGAAATGAGGAGTTTGAATATCATGCCAGATATTGTCACCTTCAACGTGCTAGTTGATACAATTTGCAAAGAAGGCAAGGTTTCAGAGGCTCAAGGTGTGTTAAAAACAATGACTGAAATGGGTGTGGAGCCTGATGTTGTTACGTACAGTTCATTGATGTATGGATATTCCTTGCGGTCGGAAGTTGTTGAAGCTAGAAAGTTGTTTGATGCCATGATAACCAAGGGTTGTAAACCTGATGTGTTTAGTTATAACATCTTAATTAATGGATATTGTAAGGTGAAAAGGATAGATGAGGCCAAACAGCTTTTTAACGAAATGATTCATCAAGGCTTAACTCCAAACAATGTTAGTTACAACACTCTTATTCATGGCTTGTGCCAGTTAGGCAGTCTTAGGGAAGCACACAATCTTTTCAAGAATATGCACACTAGTGGCAACCTCCCAAATCTATTTACTTACTCAATATTGCTTGATGGTTTTTGCAAACAAGGGTATTTTGCTAAGGCATTCAGACTGTTTCAAGCAATGCAAAGTACTTACTCGAAGCCTAATCTGGTGATGTATAACATCCTGATTGATGCCATGTGCAAATCCGGGAACCTTAGAGATGCAAGGAAACTGTTTTCAGAACTCTTTGTCAAAGGGTTGCAGCCTAATGCTCAGATATACACTACAATAATAAATGGACTTTGTAAAGAAGGATTGTTAGATGAAGCATTGGAAGCTTTCCGAAATATGGAAGAGGATGGCTGCCCTCCAGATGAAATTTCTTATAACGTTATTATTCGAGGTTTTCTCCATCACAAGGATGAATCAAGGGCAGTGCAACTTATTGGAGAAATGAGAGACAAAGGTTTCATTGCAGATGTGGGGACCACAGCTTGGTAG